From one Acidobacteriota bacterium genomic stretch:
- a CDS encoding sulfatase-like hydrolase/transferase has product MDRRQFLQALGAASATGLLGAATPAAHPNIVFIYADDLGYGDVSCYGATRVSTPNIDALAARGLRFTDAHATSATCTPSRYSVMTGQYAWRKPGTGILPGDAALIIDKNQLTLPSLLKRSGYATGVVGKWHLGLGSGEIDWNAEIKPGPLEVGFDYSFIIPATPDRVPCVFVENHRVVNADPSDPIHISYKEPFPNEPTGRKNPELLKMKPSNGHDMAIVDGVSRIGYMEGGKSALWVDEDIADTLSTKAVNFIEQNKARPFFLYYPVHDIHVPRLPNQRFVGKTSMGPRGDAIAELDWCVGRVVDTLKKNGLDKNTLIILSSDNGPVVDDGYQDEAVAKLGSHKPAGIYRGGKYSNFDGGTRVPFIATWPGHIKPGTTSNALVDQIDLLSSLATLTGQTVSASDAPDSFDILPALLGRSRTGRTSLIEEAGVLSLIEAEWKLIRPSNKPRFDKYTNTELGNAPQPQLYHRTTDPSEKKDVAALYPERVKQMLASLDRIQSAGRSRP; this is encoded by the coding sequence ATGGACAGAAGACAGTTTCTCCAGGCTCTCGGCGCCGCCTCCGCAACAGGACTGCTCGGCGCAGCGACACCAGCGGCGCATCCCAACATTGTCTTCATCTACGCCGACGACCTCGGCTACGGCGACGTAAGCTGCTACGGCGCCACCCGCGTCAGCACACCGAACATCGACGCTCTCGCCGCCCGCGGGCTTCGCTTTACCGACGCGCATGCGACCTCCGCCACCTGCACGCCCTCGCGCTACTCCGTCATGACGGGCCAGTACGCCTGGCGCAAGCCCGGCACTGGCATCCTGCCCGGCGATGCGGCGCTCATCATCGACAAGAACCAGCTCACGCTCCCCTCGCTTTTGAAGCGCAGCGGCTACGCCACCGGCGTCGTCGGCAAATGGCACCTCGGCCTCGGCTCCGGCGAGATCGACTGGAACGCCGAGATCAAACCCGGCCCGCTCGAGGTCGGCTTCGACTACTCCTTCATCATTCCCGCGACCCCCGACCGCGTGCCCTGCGTCTTCGTCGAGAACCATCGCGTCGTCAACGCCGACCCGTCCGACCCCATCCACATCAGCTACAAAGAGCCGTTCCCCAACGAACCCACCGGCCGCAAAAACCCCGAGCTGCTCAAGATGAAGCCCAGCAATGGACACGACATGGCCATCGTCGACGGCGTCAGCCGCATCGGCTACATGGAAGGCGGCAAGTCCGCCCTGTGGGTCGACGAGGACATCGCCGATACGCTCTCGACAAAGGCCGTCAACTTCATCGAGCAGAACAAGGCCCGGCCATTTTTTCTCTACTACCCGGTCCACGACATCCACGTCCCCCGGCTACCCAATCAGCGCTTCGTTGGAAAGACCAGCATGGGCCCGCGCGGCGACGCCATCGCCGAGCTTGACTGGTGCGTCGGCCGCGTCGTCGACACGCTTAAGAAGAACGGCCTCGACAAGAACACGCTGATCATCTTGTCCAGCGACAACGGCCCCGTCGTCGACGACGGCTACCAGGACGAGGCCGTCGCAAAGCTCGGCTCGCACAAGCCCGCGGGAATCTACCGCGGCGGCAAATACAGCAACTTCGACGGCGGCACGCGCGTTCCCTTCATCGCCACCTGGCCGGGCCATATCAAGCCCGGTACGACATCGAACGCACTGGTCGACCAGATCGACCTGCTGTCGTCTCTGGCCACACTCACAGGACAGACCGTCTCCGCCAGCGACGCCCCCGACAGCTTCGACATTCTGCCCGCGCTGCTCGGCCGCTCGCGCACTGGACGGACCTCGCTCATCGAAGAGGCGGGCGTTCTCTCGCTGATCGAAGCGGAATGGAAGCTGATTCGCCCCAGCAACAAGCCGCGTTTCGATAAGTACACGAACACCGAGCTGGGCAACGCTCCACAGCCGCAGCTCTACCACCGAACCACTGACCCATCGGAGAAGAAGGACGTCGCCGCACTGTATCCCGAGAGAGTGAAACAAATGCTTGCATCTCTCGACCGCATCCAGTCCGCAGGCCGCAGCAGACCATAG
- the ilvC gene encoding ketol-acid reductoisomerase — translation MAKTYHDQDADLSLIQAKKVAIIGYGSQGHAHSLNLKDSGVEVRVGLRPDSPNAERARKAGLVVDTVANVSKWADVIMNLTPDQTAAKVHKAEIEPNLAPGKTLMFAHGFNIRFGTINPPAGVDVSLVAPKAPGHRVREVFTEGGGVPGLVAVEQDASGNALKLALSYAKGIGCTRAGVLATTFTEETETDLFGEQAVLCGGTAALVKAGFETLTEAGYQPELAYFEVLHELKLIVDLMYRGGLAYMRHSISDTAEWGDYVAGPRIVTAETKKAMKKLLEEIQDGSFAKKFIEENETGRHEFARIRQQEAAHGIEKVGAELRKNMPFLDPVKVVDGAVVKA, via the coding sequence ATGGCAAAGACATACCACGACCAAGACGCAGACCTCTCCCTCATTCAGGCGAAGAAAGTCGCCATCATCGGCTACGGCTCGCAGGGCCACGCCCACTCGCTCAACCTCAAGGACTCCGGCGTTGAAGTCCGTGTCGGCCTCCGTCCCGACTCCCCCAACGCCGAGCGCGCGCGCAAGGCTGGCCTCGTCGTCGACACTGTCGCCAACGTCAGCAAGTGGGCCGACGTCATCATGAACCTCACGCCCGACCAGACTGCCGCCAAGGTGCACAAGGCCGAGATCGAGCCCAACCTCGCGCCCGGCAAGACGCTGATGTTCGCGCACGGCTTCAACATCCGCTTCGGCACCATCAATCCTCCCGCCGGTGTTGACGTTTCGCTCGTCGCGCCGAAGGCCCCCGGCCACCGCGTCCGCGAGGTCTTCACTGAAGGCGGCGGAGTCCCCGGCCTGGTCGCCGTCGAGCAGGACGCCAGCGGCAACGCGCTCAAGCTCGCGCTCAGCTACGCCAAGGGCATCGGCTGCACCCGCGCCGGTGTGCTTGCAACCACCTTCACCGAAGAGACCGAGACCGACCTCTTCGGCGAGCAGGCCGTCCTCTGCGGAGGCACCGCCGCACTCGTCAAGGCTGGCTTTGAGACCCTGACCGAGGCAGGCTACCAGCCCGAGCTCGCCTACTTCGAGGTGCTGCACGAGCTGAAGCTGATCGTCGATCTCATGTATCGCGGCGGCCTCGCCTACATGCGTCACTCCATCTCCGACACCGCAGAGTGGGGCGACTACGTTGCCGGCCCGCGCATCGTTACCGCCGAGACCAAGAAAGCGATGAAGAAGCTGCTCGAGGAGATCCAGGACGGATCGTTCGCCAAGAAGTTCATCGAGGAGAACGAGACCGGCCGCCACGAGTTCGCGCGCATCCGTCAGCAGGAAGCCGCACACGGCATCGAGAAGGTCGGCGCCGAGCTGCGCAAGAACATGCCCTTCCTCGATCCCGTCAAGGTGGTCGACGGCGCAGTCGTCAAGGCCTAG
- a CDS encoding GIY-YIG nuclease family protein, which yields MTGYAYVYILSNSFRKLYIGVTADIESRVSQHKRKTNPNCHTAHYGIDELVYYERFTSMAAAIKREKVLKGWLRVRKLELIITSNPLWEDLSADWGKPIVPFDLRGEKDLNSSPPQCGGPSLRSG from the coding sequence ATGACCGGTTACGCTTACGTCTACATCCTTTCCAACAGCTTCCGAAAGCTCTACATCGGTGTGACGGCGGATATAGAGTCGCGTGTCTCGCAGCATAAGCGTAAGACCAATCCAAACTGCCACACGGCCCACTACGGCATCGACGAACTCGTCTACTATGAACGATTCACCAGCATGGCCGCTGCAATCAAGCGCGAGAAAGTTCTCAAGGGCTGGCTGCGCGTCCGAAAGTTGGAATTAATCATCACCTCGAATCCTCTCTGGGAGGACCTGAGTGCGGATTGGGGCAAACCAATCGTTCCATTTGATCTCAGAGGAGAAAAGGATTTGAACTCATCGCCACCACAATGCGGGGGTCCTTCACTTCGTTCAGGATGA
- the ilvN gene encoding acetolactate synthase small subunit encodes MLHTFVALVDDKPGVLTRVASLFRRLNVNIVSLTVGESEREGVSRMTIVCDAPEHAADRVRASLYKLEIVRDVDELGRSEAVIRELCLIKVAAGPNTPHGQHSRSQIFELANVFRARVVDLAPESIMLEMTGAASKIEGLLQVLRESKFEVLEVSRTGRMAMRRGRHTSRVLKALGSPNGELPAAYPNRPEADDLPNQFAEDET; translated from the coding sequence ATGCTCCACACCTTCGTAGCCCTCGTAGACGACAAGCCCGGAGTGCTCACCCGGGTCGCCTCCCTCTTCCGCCGTCTCAACGTCAACATCGTCTCCCTCACCGTAGGCGAGAGCGAGCGCGAGGGCGTCTCCCGCATGACCATTGTCTGCGACGCGCCCGAGCACGCCGCCGATCGCGTCCGCGCCTCGCTCTACAAATTGGAGATCGTGCGCGACGTCGACGAGCTCGGCCGCAGTGAGGCTGTTATCCGCGAGCTCTGCCTCATCAAGGTCGCCGCCGGCCCCAACACACCGCACGGCCAGCACTCGCGCTCGCAGATCTTCGAGCTCGCCAACGTCTTCCGCGCGCGCGTTGTTGATCTCGCCCCCGAGTCCATCATGCTCGAGATGACCGGAGCCGCCTCGAAGATCGAAGGCTTGCTACAGGTCCTCCGCGAGTCGAAATTCGAGGTCCTCGAAGTCTCGCGCACCGGACGCATGGCCATGCGCCGCGGCCGCCACACCAGCCGCGTCCTCAAAGCCCTCGGCAGCCCCAACGGCGAGCTGCCTGCCGCCTACCCCAACCGCCCGGAGGCCGACGACCTGCCCAACCAGTTCGCCGAAGATGAAACCTAA
- the ilvB gene encoding biosynthetic-type acetolactate synthase large subunit, which translates to MTTPKTNQHPTLTGAEILWATLVGEGVTTVFGYPGGAILPAYDALRKFPIHHVLTRHEQGAAHMADGYARASGRVGVAIATSGPGATNLVTGIATAMLDSIPIVCITGQVSSKVLGSDAFQEIDITGITLPITKHNFVATRPEHIAPMIREAFQIAQSGRPGPVLVDITKDAQQGTAIFNFDEAAPAPARPHPMLRAESAEMHRAIELMRASKKPVILAGHGITLSGAEREVLNFAERYHVPVATTLLGLGAFPASHPLALGMMGMHGESWVNNAIQQADLLLAFGMRFDDRVTGNLSSYAPNAKKIHIEIDPSEINKNVKVDVALIGDLKEVLNTMEPLIADPSYEKASDRHTTADWLREIRAMKGDAAVRDIINLPDNGHLYAAHVINDIWQEAKAAGRLDKTIIATDVGQHQMWEAQYYKHEDPRTLVTSGGLGTMGYALPAAIGAKMACPDCDVWCIAGDGGFQMTAAELSTIQQEGLHINVAVINNGFLGMVRQWQEAFYDKNYACSPILSPDFVKLAEAHGIPGAHITQRKDVTPTVTKARTAPTAFLINFSVEKEDGVYPMIAPGAALHEMVRRPNPLIETAEDE; encoded by the coding sequence ATGACAACGCCTAAGACAAATCAGCACCCCACCCTAACCGGAGCCGAGATTCTCTGGGCCACGCTCGTAGGCGAAGGTGTCACCACGGTCTTCGGCTACCCCGGCGGAGCGATCCTCCCCGCCTACGACGCTCTGCGCAAGTTCCCCATCCACCACGTGCTCACGCGGCACGAACAGGGCGCAGCCCACATGGCTGATGGCTACGCACGCGCCTCCGGCAGGGTCGGCGTCGCCATCGCCACCTCGGGCCCCGGCGCGACCAACCTCGTCACCGGAATCGCCACCGCCATGCTCGACTCCATCCCGATCGTCTGCATCACCGGCCAGGTCTCATCCAAGGTCCTCGGCTCCGACGCCTTCCAGGAGATCGACATCACCGGCATCACGCTGCCGATCACCAAGCACAACTTCGTCGCCACGCGCCCCGAGCACATTGCTCCGATGATCCGCGAGGCCTTTCAGATCGCGCAGTCCGGCCGCCCCGGCCCCGTGCTCGTCGACATCACCAAGGACGCCCAGCAGGGCACCGCCATCTTCAACTTCGACGAGGCCGCGCCCGCGCCCGCGCGCCCGCACCCCATGCTGCGCGCCGAGTCCGCCGAGATGCACCGCGCCATCGAGCTGATGCGTGCCTCGAAGAAGCCGGTGATCCTCGCCGGCCACGGCATCACGCTGTCTGGAGCTGAGCGCGAGGTATTGAACTTCGCCGAGCGCTACCACGTCCCCGTCGCCACCACGCTGCTCGGCCTCGGGGCCTTCCCCGCCTCGCACCCGCTCGCCCTCGGCATGATGGGTATGCACGGCGAATCGTGGGTCAACAACGCCATTCAGCAGGCCGACCTGTTGCTCGCCTTCGGCATGCGCTTCGACGACCGCGTCACCGGCAACCTCTCCAGCTACGCGCCCAACGCGAAGAAGATCCACATCGAGATCGACCCCTCGGAGATCAACAAGAACGTCAAGGTCGACGTCGCGCTCATCGGCGACCTCAAGGAGGTGCTGAACACGATGGAGCCGCTGATCGCCGACCCCAGCTACGAGAAGGCCAGCGACCGCCACACCACCGCCGACTGGCTGCGCGAGATCCGCGCCATGAAGGGCGACGCCGCCGTGCGCGACATCATCAACCTTCCCGACAACGGCCACCTCTACGCCGCGCACGTCATCAACGACATCTGGCAGGAGGCCAAGGCCGCAGGCCGTCTCGATAAGACCATCATCGCCACCGACGTGGGCCAGCACCAGATGTGGGAGGCGCAGTACTACAAGCACGAAGACCCGCGCACGCTCGTCACCTCAGGCGGCCTCGGCACCATGGGCTACGCTCTACCCGCCGCCATCGGAGCCAAGATGGCCTGCCCCGACTGCGACGTCTGGTGCATCGCCGGCGACGGAGGCTTCCAGATGACCGCCGCCGAGCTCTCCACCATCCAGCAGGAGGGCCTGCACATCAACGTTGCCGTCATCAACAACGGCTTCCTCGGCATGGTCCGGCAGTGGCAGGAGGCCTTCTACGACAAGAACTACGCCTGCTCGCCCATCCTCTCGCCCGACTTCGTCAAACTAGCCGAAGCCCACGGCATCCCCGGCGCGCACATCACCCAGCGCAAGGATGTAACCCCCACAGTCACAAAAGCACGCACAGCTCCAACCGCCTTCCTCATCAACTTCTCAGTAGAGAAAGAGGACGGTGTCTACCCAATGATCGCCCCCGGCGCAGCGCTGCATGAGATGGTCCGTCGCCCTAACCCACTGATCGAAACTGCGGAGGATGAATAG
- a CDS encoding DUF3427 domain-containing protein, whose translation MSLDFAQIRSGESYSRQTLAQLWGYSSFHALARGVVTPRKDNKIVLFVTENKQDSAEQYKDKLHNGHLEWEGPTDHFAEERMLKASTSGEEIHLFHRDKHHSDFDYVGQIEVKHSTLNIGRPSKFTFRVKTLR comes from the coding sequence ATGTCTCTTGATTTCGCGCAGATCAGATCAGGCGAGTCGTACTCAAGGCAAACCCTCGCTCAACTATGGGGATATTCATCCTTTCACGCGCTAGCAAGAGGAGTTGTAACGCCGCGCAAGGACAACAAAATTGTTCTCTTTGTTACCGAGAACAAGCAAGATTCGGCTGAACAGTACAAGGATAAGTTGCATAACGGCCACCTCGAATGGGAAGGCCCGACTGATCATTTCGCTGAAGAACGAATGCTGAAGGCATCAACTTCTGGAGAAGAAATTCATTTGTTTCACAGAGACAAGCATCATTCTGATTTTGATTATGTTGGGCAAATAGAAGTCAAGCATTCGACACTAAATATTGGAAGACCAAGCAAGTTTACATTTCGTGTTAAGACGCTTAGATAG
- the ilvD gene encoding dihydroxy-acid dehydratase: MTNELDPAKKNSVALTEGPNRAAARSYLRSVGFSKEDLHKPIIGIANTWTEIGPCNFHLRQVAEAVKQGIREAGGTPMEFNTVTISDGITMGTDGMKASLISREVIADSIELVARGNSFDGLVCIAGCDKNMPAAIMALGRLNIPGLMLYGGSIAPGKLPQADGSTKEITILQVFEGMGAHAAGKINDDQLEALEASACPGPGACGGQFTANTMAMAGEFLGISPIEITGVPAMSPEKAKASREAGRLVMELARTGLTPRKIVTRKTIEDAYAAACASGGSTNAVLHLLAIAREFDIPFTIDDFNAISDRTPHICDLSPGGKYAAKDYQDAGGSRLLAKRLLDAGLIDGTQITVTGLSLADEAKKAVETPGQPVIYPVDKPLKATGGLVILKGNLSPEGSVVKVAGHERLFHQGIARVFESEDDCHAAVEAGKIKPNDVCVIRYEGPRGGPGMREMLAVTAAIKGIPELSETVALLTDGRFSGATRGLMVGHVAPEAFMGGPIAAVREGDTITFDIKNRELRLEVPAEEIARRLKEVKQPEPRFKRGVFAKYANTVSSASEGAVTT; the protein is encoded by the coding sequence GTGACCAACGAACTCGATCCGGCAAAGAAGAACTCCGTCGCCCTCACCGAAGGCCCCAACCGCGCGGCGGCCCGCTCGTACCTGCGCAGCGTCGGTTTCAGCAAGGAAGACCTGCACAAGCCCATCATCGGCATCGCCAACACCTGGACCGAGATCGGCCCCTGCAACTTCCACCTGCGACAGGTCGCCGAGGCCGTCAAACAGGGCATCCGCGAGGCCGGCGGCACGCCGATGGAGTTCAACACCGTCACCATCTCCGACGGCATCACGATGGGCACCGACGGCATGAAGGCCAGCTTGATCTCGCGCGAGGTCATCGCCGACTCGATCGAACTCGTCGCTCGCGGCAATAGCTTCGACGGCCTCGTCTGCATCGCCGGATGCGACAAGAACATGCCCGCCGCCATCATGGCGCTCGGCCGCCTCAACATCCCCGGCCTCATGCTCTACGGCGGCTCCATCGCTCCCGGCAAGCTGCCGCAGGCCGATGGCTCGACCAAGGAGATCACCATCCTCCAGGTCTTCGAAGGCATGGGCGCGCACGCGGCTGGAAAGATCAACGACGACCAGCTCGAAGCTCTCGAAGCCTCAGCCTGTCCCGGCCCCGGAGCCTGCGGCGGCCAGTTCACCGCCAACACCATGGCGATGGCCGGCGAGTTCCTCGGCATCTCCCCCATCGAGATCACCGGCGTCCCCGCCATGTCGCCCGAAAAGGCGAAGGCCTCGCGCGAAGCCGGGCGCCTCGTCATGGAGCTCGCCCGCACCGGCCTCACACCGCGCAAGATCGTCACGCGCAAGACCATCGAGGACGCCTACGCCGCGGCCTGCGCCTCCGGCGGCTCAACGAACGCGGTGCTGCACCTGCTCGCCATCGCGCGCGAGTTCGACATCCCTTTCACCATCGACGACTTCAACGCCATCAGCGACCGCACGCCGCACATCTGCGACCTCTCCCCCGGCGGCAAGTACGCCGCCAAGGACTACCAGGACGCAGGCGGATCGCGCCTTCTCGCCAAGCGCCTGCTCGACGCCGGCCTGATCGACGGCACCCAGATCACCGTCACCGGCCTTTCGCTGGCCGACGAAGCAAAGAAAGCTGTAGAAACGCCCGGCCAGCCCGTCATCTATCCCGTCGACAAGCCGCTCAAGGCCACCGGCGGACTCGTCATCCTCAAAGGCAACCTCTCGCCCGAGGGCTCGGTCGTCAAGGTCGCCGGCCACGAGCGCCTCTTTCATCAGGGCATCGCTCGAGTCTTCGAGTCCGAGGACGACTGCCACGCCGCCGTCGAGGCCGGAAAGATCAAGCCCAACGACGTCTGCGTCATCCGCTACGAAGGCCCGCGCGGAGGCCCCGGAATGCGCGAGATGCTCGCCGTCACCGCCGCCATCAAAGGCATCCCCGAACTCTCGGAGACCGTCGCGCTCCTCACCGACGGCCGCTTCTCCGGAGCCACCCGCGGCCTGATGGTCGGCCACGTAGCCCCCGAAGCCTTCATGGGAGGCCCCATCGCAGCCGTCCGCGAAGGCGACACCATCACCTTCGACATCAAGAACCGCGAGCTGCGGCTTGAAGTTCCGGCGGAAGAGATCGCACGCCGTCTGAAAGAAGTAAAGCAGCCCGAACCCCGCTTCAAGCGCGGTGTCTTCGCCAAGTACGCGAACACCGTAAGCAGTGCCAGCGAAGGAGCTGTGACGACGTAG